From a single Nicotiana tomentosiformis chromosome 2, ASM39032v3, whole genome shotgun sequence genomic region:
- the LOC138906204 gene encoding uncharacterized protein: MRFSELSRHAVWLVPTDRERIRRFINGLTYQLWLLMTRERVFGAYFDEIVDIARQIEMVCSQERGERESKRPRGPGDFRSVPSGGQFYCGRGRPYRHAHTGRPVYRVASSSHDSYSYHQGQSSLSALPAQSSSHAPSSQGSSASGSSSRYPGAWGSLQSPPPFAWRGCFECGDMGHIKRYCPRRI; this comes from the coding sequence atgaggttttctgagttgtctcgtcatgcagtttggctagttcccactgatagggagaggattcggAGGTTCATcaatggcctcacatatcaattgtggttgcttatgactagggagagggtatttgGTGCTTATTTTGATGAgattgtcgacattgctcggcagatagagatggtctgtagccaggagcgtggagaaagggagtccaagaggcctcgtggaccaggtgatttcaggagtgttccttcagggggtcagttttactgcggcaggggtcgtccttacaggcacGCTCATACGGGTCGTCCAGTTTACCGTGTTGCATCATCCAGTCACGATTCATATAGTTATCATCAGGGCcaatcatctctcagtgccctaccagctcagagttcgtcccatgcACCTTCATCTCAGGGCTCATCGGCATCGGGATCTTCTAGCAGATATCCTGGTGCTTGGGGATCCCTCCAGTCCCCACCGCCATTCGCatggaggggttgtttcgagtgtggagatatgggTCACATCAAAAGGTATTGTCCCCGCCGTATATga